One part of the Luteibacter yeojuensis genome encodes these proteins:
- a CDS encoding PhzF family phenazine biosynthesis protein has translation MSPIRYKQLDVFAARHGGGNPLGVVVDAEGWSDARMQRFAHWTNLVETTFLMPPRAAGAGYLARIFTPTKEIPFAGHPTIGSAHAALDAGLVTPDAAGIVWQECGAGVLPIRVEGSGQARELFVQAPKARIVGDASCAGETLSAVLYGVRLGALAPACVEGGRRWWIAEFADEAELRGWHPDHAAIRALAIATDTLGLCVFARSAEGLAVRAFPAGVGIVEDPASGAANGLIAAYLAERDTTGTLAKGYVVSQGREVGHDARIIIRIDGGAVWVGGRTNTIIDGSVDWRDL, from the coding sequence ATGTCCCCCATCCGTTACAAGCAGCTCGACGTCTTCGCCGCCCGTCATGGCGGCGGCAATCCCCTCGGCGTGGTGGTCGACGCAGAGGGCTGGTCCGATGCGCGCATGCAGCGCTTCGCCCACTGGACCAACCTGGTCGAAACCACCTTCCTGATGCCCCCGCGCGCCGCGGGCGCCGGTTACCTGGCGCGCATCTTCACCCCCACCAAAGAGATCCCGTTCGCGGGGCACCCGACCATCGGCAGCGCGCACGCGGCCCTCGACGCCGGCCTGGTGACGCCCGATGCCGCCGGCATCGTGTGGCAGGAATGCGGCGCGGGCGTGCTGCCCATCCGCGTGGAAGGCAGCGGCCAGGCGCGCGAACTGTTCGTGCAGGCGCCCAAGGCGCGCATCGTCGGCGATGCCTCCTGCGCCGGCGAGACCCTTTCCGCGGTGCTCTACGGCGTGAGGTTGGGCGCGCTCGCTCCAGCCTGTGTCGAGGGCGGCCGCCGGTGGTGGATCGCCGAGTTCGCCGACGAGGCCGAGCTGCGTGGCTGGCATCCGGACCACGCGGCGATCCGCGCCCTCGCCATCGCCACCGATACGCTCGGCCTCTGCGTGTTCGCGCGCTCCGCGGAAGGCCTGGCCGTGCGTGCCTTCCCCGCGGGGGTCGGCATCGTCGAAGACCCCGCCTCCGGCGCCGCGAACGGCCTGATCGCCGCCTATCTCGCGGAGCGCGATACCACCGGCACGCTCGCAAAAGGTTACGTCGTGAGCCAGGGCCGCGAAGTAGGCCACGATGCGCGCATCATCATCCGCATCGACGGCGGCGCCGTATGGGTCGGGGGGCGGACGAACACCATCATCGACGGCTCGGTGGACTGGCGGGACCTCTAG
- a CDS encoding YaiI/YqxD family protein, whose protein sequence is MRIWVDADACPNVIKDILFRAAEREQVEVTLVANQWIRTPPSRFVRAIQVPGGFDVADDEIVRRLEAGDLVVTQDIPLASFAIEKGALALHPRGEMFTKDTIAARLSMRNFMEELRGAGVDTGGPAAMHPRDRQAFANELDKWLARRKKLL, encoded by the coding sequence ATGCGGATCTGGGTCGACGCCGACGCCTGCCCCAACGTCATCAAGGACATCCTCTTCCGCGCCGCCGAGCGCGAGCAGGTCGAGGTGACCCTGGTGGCGAACCAGTGGATCCGCACGCCGCCCTCGCGCTTCGTCCGCGCCATCCAGGTGCCCGGCGGCTTCGACGTGGCCGACGACGAGATCGTCCGCCGCCTGGAAGCGGGCGACCTGGTGGTGACCCAGGATATTCCGCTCGCCTCCTTCGCCATCGAGAAAGGCGCCCTCGCGCTGCATCCGCGAGGCGAGATGTTCACGAAGGACACCATCGCGGCACGGCTCTCGATGCGCAATTTCATGGAGGAGCTGCGCGGTGCCGGCGTGGATACCGGCGGGCCGGCGGCGATGCATCCGCGCGACCGGCAGGCGTTTGCCAATGAGCTGGACAAGTGGCTGGCCCGGCGGAAGAAGCTCTTGTAG
- a CDS encoding dimethylarginine dimethylaminohydrolase family protein, giving the protein MAETTSPMIERTVPRLLMCAPTFFEVSYVINPWMTDHVHDTTSERARRQWDALRDTVSRHADVALQPPAEGLPDMSFTANAGLVFGNAFVPSRFRYAERQGEEAHDRDWFARHGFDIVDLPEGMFFEGAGDALFDRGVARRLWMGHGHRSDAEAAPELARLLDIEVLPVKLSDPRFYHLDTCFCPLANGYLLYFPGAFDPPALALIETHVPPGLRIPVRERDALDFACNAVNLGRVVILNRASGALRERLEAAGFMVVEVALDEFIKSGGAAKCLTLRLDEIPGA; this is encoded by the coding sequence ATGGCAGAAACGACGTCCCCGATGATCGAGCGCACCGTGCCCCGGCTGTTGATGTGCGCACCCACGTTCTTCGAGGTCAGCTACGTCATCAATCCATGGATGACCGACCACGTCCATGACACCACCAGCGAGCGCGCCCGCCGCCAGTGGGACGCACTGCGCGATACGGTCTCCCGGCACGCCGACGTGGCCCTGCAGCCGCCGGCGGAAGGCCTGCCGGACATGTCGTTCACCGCCAACGCGGGCCTGGTCTTCGGTAACGCCTTCGTACCGAGCCGTTTTCGCTACGCCGAACGGCAGGGCGAAGAGGCCCACGACCGCGACTGGTTCGCCCGCCACGGCTTCGACATCGTGGACCTGCCCGAGGGCATGTTCTTCGAAGGTGCGGGCGATGCGCTGTTCGATCGCGGGGTCGCCCGGCGCCTGTGGATGGGCCACGGTCACCGCTCGGATGCCGAGGCCGCCCCGGAACTGGCCCGCCTGCTCGATATCGAAGTGCTGCCGGTCAAGCTTTCCGACCCGCGCTTCTACCACCTGGACACCTGCTTCTGCCCGTTGGCGAACGGGTATCTCCTGTATTTTCCCGGCGCGTTCGATCCCCCTGCGCTCGCCTTGATCGAGACGCATGTGCCGCCGGGACTGCGCATCCCCGTGCGCGAGCGCGATGCGCTCGATTTCGCCTGCAACGCCGTTAACCTCGGCCGTGTCGTGATCCTCAACCGGGCCAGCGGGGCATTGCGCGAGCGGCTGGAAGCTGCCGGTTTCATGGTGGTGGAAGTGGCGCTGGACGAGTTCATCAAGTCCGGCGGTGCCGCCAAGTGCCTCACCCTGCGCCTGGACGAGATCCCCGGCGCCTAG
- a CDS encoding NAD(P)-dependent oxidoreductase — MGSVRIGFIGLGSMGAGMAANLVEAGHAVTVWNRSPEAARPLAAQGATVAESASAAAAGVEVLHSMLANDAAVRDAILDGGVLDALPKGAVHVNHATISVALARELAEAHDRRGVGYVAAPVFGRPAVAAAGELNIVAAGKPEAMAKVLPLLQPLAGKVWPMGDDPARANIVKIGGNFLIGAAIESMAEASALVRAHGVPAKDFLEVMSGSLFASPVFKTYGGLIAEENYAPAGFKMSLGFKDIGLARAAAEAERVPMPFASVLHDTLLEALAAGEGDLDWSALAKVAAQRAGLV, encoded by the coding sequence ATGGGTAGCGTACGTATCGGTTTCATCGGTCTGGGCAGCATGGGCGCCGGCATGGCCGCGAACCTGGTGGAGGCCGGCCATGCGGTCACGGTCTGGAACCGCTCGCCGGAGGCGGCGCGGCCGCTGGCGGCGCAGGGCGCCACCGTGGCGGAGAGCGCGAGCGCCGCCGCCGCGGGTGTCGAGGTGCTGCACAGCATGCTGGCGAACGACGCCGCCGTACGCGATGCGATCCTCGACGGCGGCGTGCTCGATGCCTTGCCCAAGGGCGCTGTGCACGTGAACCACGCGACCATTTCGGTAGCGCTGGCGCGGGAACTGGCCGAGGCGCACGACCGGCGCGGGGTGGGCTACGTCGCCGCCCCGGTCTTCGGCCGCCCGGCCGTGGCCGCCGCAGGCGAACTCAACATCGTCGCCGCGGGCAAGCCGGAGGCGATGGCGAAAGTGCTGCCCTTGCTCCAACCGCTGGCCGGAAAGGTGTGGCCGATGGGCGACGACCCGGCGCGCGCCAACATCGTCAAGATCGGCGGCAACTTCCTCATCGGTGCGGCGATAGAGAGCATGGCCGAAGCCTCCGCGCTCGTCCGTGCGCATGGCGTGCCGGCGAAGGATTTCCTCGAGGTGATGTCCGGCTCGCTGTTCGCCTCGCCGGTATTCAAGACCTATGGCGGCCTGATCGCGGAGGAGAACTACGCTCCCGCCGGCTTCAAGATGAGCCTGGGATTCAAGGACATCGGTCTGGCTCGCGCGGCCGCCGAGGCGGAGCGGGTGCCCATGCCCTTCGCCAGCGTGTTGCACGACACGCTGCTGGAGGCCCTCGCGGCAGGAGAGGGCGACCTGGACTGGTCGGCGCTGGCGAAAGTGGCCGCGCAAAGGGCTGGCCTCGTCTAA
- a CDS encoding NAD(P)/FAD-dependent oxidoreductase, translating to MEYDLLVIGAGAAGLMTAIVAGGRGRRVLVVDHANRAGKKILMSGGGRCNFTNTATSPANFLSANPHFCKSALARYTPWDFIAMVDRHRIAWHEKSPGQLFCDESSKLIVRMLLDECAAAGVRVETGCAVSHLRAAAGGFACDTPLGHVRAASLVVATGGLSIPSLGASGFGYEVARQFGHAVLPVRAGLVPLTLSGKHQERFEGLSGVALPVEARANGHAFRDAMLFTHRGLSGPAILQISSHWEPGTDLRIDLLPGRDAAEALREGRAERPAAELKTVLSGLLPRRLAERLCEVWLPNRPMRQYRDAELNGIGAQLSDWPVVASGTEGYRTAEVTLGGVDTDEVSSSTMMSRRQQGLYFVGEVLDVTGHLGGYNFQWAWASGHAAGLAV from the coding sequence ATGGAATACGACCTCCTCGTGATCGGGGCCGGCGCGGCGGGCCTGATGACGGCCATCGTCGCGGGCGGCCGCGGACGCCGGGTCCTGGTCGTGGACCATGCCAACCGGGCGGGCAAGAAGATCCTGATGTCCGGCGGTGGCCGCTGCAATTTCACCAACACGGCCACCTCCCCGGCGAACTTCCTTTCCGCCAATCCGCACTTCTGCAAGTCCGCGCTGGCACGCTACACGCCGTGGGACTTCATCGCGATGGTCGACCGGCACCGTATCGCGTGGCACGAGAAGTCGCCGGGCCAGCTGTTCTGCGACGAATCGTCGAAGCTGATCGTGCGCATGCTGCTGGACGAATGCGCGGCCGCCGGCGTTCGCGTGGAAACCGGTTGCGCGGTCTCGCACCTTCGCGCCGCGGCCGGCGGATTCGCCTGCGATACGCCGCTGGGCCATGTGCGCGCGGCCTCGCTGGTCGTGGCGACCGGGGGCCTGTCGATTCCCAGCCTCGGCGCCAGCGGATTCGGCTACGAGGTGGCACGCCAGTTCGGGCATGCCGTGCTGCCGGTGCGCGCGGGCCTCGTGCCGTTGACCCTGAGCGGAAAGCATCAGGAGCGGTTCGAGGGTCTTTCCGGCGTCGCCCTGCCGGTGGAGGCGCGGGCGAACGGTCACGCGTTCCGCGACGCCATGCTGTTCACGCATCGCGGGCTCAGCGGCCCGGCCATCCTGCAGATTTCCTCGCACTGGGAGCCTGGCACCGACTTGCGCATCGATCTGCTGCCAGGCCGCGACGCCGCGGAAGCGCTGCGCGAGGGTCGTGCCGAACGCCCCGCGGCGGAGCTCAAGACGGTGCTCTCCGGCCTGCTGCCGCGCCGCCTGGCGGAGCGACTCTGCGAGGTCTGGCTGCCGAACAGGCCGATGCGCCAGTACCGTGACGCCGAATTGAACGGCATCGGCGCACAGTTGTCCGACTGGCCGGTGGTCGCCAGCGGCACCGAAGGCTATCGCACCGCCGAGGTCACCCTCGGCGGCGTCGACACCGACGAGGTGTCGTCGTCGACGATGATGTCCCGTCGCCAGCAAGGCCTCTACTTCGTGGGCGAGGTGCTTGACGTGACCGGCCACCTCGGTGGCTACAACTTCCAATGGGCCTGGGCCTCCGGCCATGCCGCCGGGCTGGCCGTCTGA
- a CDS encoding rhomboid family intramembrane serine protease, producing the protein MITLLIILATCVVSIVAFRNHRLMDDLILWPPALSRSREYYRLVTYGLVHADGGHLFFNMISLYFAGRIMEQFFTMEMGPLGFLTFYIGALVFSILPSYLANRRNAGYRSLGASGAVSAILFAFILLAPWAKIYLIVVPMPAILYGVLFVVYSVYMDKRGGDNVNHSAHLWGALYGVLFTIALRPGVLLNFIASLSQPRLF; encoded by the coding sequence ATGATCACGCTGCTCATCATCCTCGCGACCTGTGTGGTCTCGATCGTCGCTTTCCGCAACCATCGCCTGATGGACGACCTCATCCTCTGGCCTCCCGCCCTCAGTCGCAGCCGCGAGTATTACCGGCTCGTGACCTACGGGTTGGTCCATGCCGACGGCGGCCACCTGTTCTTCAACATGATCTCGCTGTATTTCGCCGGCCGGATCATGGAACAGTTCTTCACGATGGAGATGGGGCCGCTGGGTTTCCTCACCTTCTACATCGGCGCGCTGGTGTTCTCGATCCTGCCCTCGTACCTGGCCAACCGGCGCAACGCGGGATATCGCAGCCTGGGCGCTTCCGGGGCGGTCTCGGCGATCCTGTTCGCATTCATCCTGCTGGCGCCGTGGGCGAAGATCTACCTCATCGTCGTGCCCATGCCGGCCATCCTCTATGGCGTGCTGTTCGTCGTGTACTCGGTCTACATGGACAAGCGCGGTGGCGACAACGTCAATCACAGCGCGCACTTGTGGGGCGCGCTCTATGGCGTGCTCTTCACCATCGCGTTGCGCCCCGGCGTGTTGCTGAACTTCATCGCGTCGCTGTCGCAGCCGCGACTTTTCTGA
- a CDS encoding diguanylate cyclase, which yields MDPWAVYESTWFDTVGVADGLPHSTTTAIVQDKRGLIWIGTFGGLVRYDGYRMQVFGQEPDSYAGAVLPDSYVRALAPLDDGGLLIGTNAGGLVRFDPETMRFHVYPIGPGGTSDGKIFAIGRSHQRGIFWIATERGVDRLDVASGKITHESQTPLDAKGMVPRTFVVAEGKAGNVWAGVDDGLFVRKPGGHFRRVRSSDPVVDEILHDQVWALLEDSAGRLWVGTGQSGAVYIDARGQGHYVPGFSGKDSMARRRTVRAFHETPQGELWAATDGAGVVAYDFATGRVRSLAHDAAMPSSLPGDITRDIYQDTAGNLWVATELGAAHYDPHGRKVFSVLPSPLETHTLSNANVHAVFVDPRGRVWLGLGMGRIDVLDLAKGSMRHLQLGGEQAERDVQAFVVAPDGSIWAGAQGISRIDPDTFELKSSMIPSLDGRLILSMRREGNDILIGGYDGLFRYDTVSGKLIQMRHDEKDPKSLVGDQVRYIVRMPGAWWYATISGISISYDGEPGFVNLFHDPANPDSLPQDYTGSMAFDSHGRLWLGTFGGIAYLDHFNPRGPFRFGLVGAREGLPNTKINALLVDRNDRVWASMANGVAMVDTATHRVADLGIRDGLRIPSYIHRAAAEAPGGELMFGGLGGLTVVRPYWVAPAVGPARLAVTQVSVNDRPLPLREIPRDGGEMALSEHGRNLRVDFALLDFRAPMETHYAYRMDGTDTAWNEVPRGIPPSAIYTNLPSGTYTLRLRATMRGLDGRTVETSVRVVVTPRWYESPWTLLLGIALGVAAFFGLVYLRTLYLRRRAELLQAQVDARTRDLKAANERLDHLAGTDELTGSLNRRRFLEQAERVRQGAAADGIPFSVVLIDIDDFKSVNDTYGHLAGDTVIRETMRVISSMCRADDLAGRFGGEEFILCLPGALAEHALDITERVRHALGAMVMVHGDYRIRITVSAGVAMWRAPESLNSLLGRADDALYEAKNDGRNRTRIAGL from the coding sequence GTGGACCCCTGGGCCGTCTACGAATCCACCTGGTTCGACACGGTCGGCGTGGCCGATGGCCTGCCGCATTCGACCACCACGGCGATCGTGCAGGACAAGCGCGGCCTCATCTGGATCGGCACGTTCGGCGGTCTCGTGCGCTACGACGGTTACCGCATGCAGGTGTTCGGACAGGAGCCCGACTCGTATGCCGGTGCCGTCCTTCCCGACTCCTATGTGCGCGCTCTGGCGCCGCTGGACGACGGCGGGCTGCTGATCGGTACCAACGCGGGAGGGCTGGTCCGCTTCGATCCGGAGACGATGCGCTTCCATGTTTACCCGATCGGGCCCGGGGGAACCTCGGACGGCAAGATCTTCGCGATCGGCCGGTCCCACCAGCGCGGCATCTTCTGGATCGCCACCGAGCGCGGCGTCGATCGCCTCGACGTGGCCAGCGGCAAGATCACCCACGAATCGCAAACGCCGCTCGACGCGAAGGGGATGGTACCGCGCACGTTCGTCGTGGCCGAGGGCAAGGCCGGCAATGTCTGGGCCGGCGTGGACGACGGTCTCTTCGTGCGCAAGCCGGGCGGTCATTTCCGCCGCGTGCGTTCGAGCGATCCGGTCGTGGACGAGATCCTCCACGACCAGGTCTGGGCCTTGCTGGAGGACAGCGCGGGCCGGCTCTGGGTGGGCACGGGCCAGTCGGGCGCCGTGTACATCGACGCCAGGGGGCAGGGGCACTACGTGCCGGGCTTCTCCGGCAAGGACAGCATGGCCCGCCGCCGCACCGTGCGCGCCTTCCACGAGACGCCGCAGGGCGAGCTGTGGGCGGCGACGGACGGCGCGGGCGTGGTCGCCTACGACTTTGCCACGGGGCGCGTGCGCTCGCTCGCGCACGACGCGGCGATGCCGTCCTCGTTGCCGGGCGACATCACGCGCGACATCTACCAGGATACCGCCGGCAACCTGTGGGTCGCGACGGAACTCGGCGCCGCGCACTACGATCCGCACGGCCGCAAGGTGTTCTCGGTGCTGCCGTCGCCGCTGGAGACGCACACGCTGTCGAACGCCAACGTGCATGCGGTATTCGTCGACCCGCGCGGCCGCGTGTGGCTCGGGCTGGGCATGGGCCGGATCGATGTGCTCGACCTCGCCAAGGGCAGCATGCGCCACCTGCAGCTGGGCGGCGAACAGGCCGAACGCGACGTGCAGGCCTTCGTGGTGGCGCCCGACGGCTCCATCTGGGCTGGCGCCCAGGGCATCTCGCGCATCGATCCGGATACCTTCGAGCTGAAGAGTTCGATGATTCCCAGCCTCGACGGCCGGCTGATCCTGTCGATGCGCCGCGAGGGCAACGACATCCTCATCGGTGGCTACGACGGGCTGTTCCGCTACGACACGGTGAGCGGCAAGCTCATCCAGATGCGCCACGACGAGAAAGACCCGAAGAGCCTCGTGGGCGACCAGGTGCGTTACATCGTGCGCATGCCCGGAGCCTGGTGGTACGCCACGATCAGCGGTATCAGCATTTCCTACGACGGCGAGCCGGGGTTCGTGAACCTCTTCCACGACCCCGCCAATCCCGACAGCCTGCCGCAGGACTACACCGGGTCGATGGCCTTCGATTCGCATGGCCGCCTCTGGCTGGGTACGTTCGGCGGCATCGCCTACCTCGACCATTTCAATCCGCGCGGACCGTTCCGTTTCGGGCTGGTGGGCGCGCGCGAAGGCCTGCCCAACACGAAGATCAACGCCTTGCTGGTCGATCGCAACGATCGCGTCTGGGCCTCGATGGCCAACGGCGTGGCCATGGTGGACACGGCCACCCATCGTGTCGCCGACCTGGGCATCCGGGACGGCCTGCGCATTCCCAGCTATATCCATCGGGCGGCCGCGGAAGCGCCCGGCGGCGAGCTGATGTTCGGCGGCCTCGGTGGCCTGACCGTCGTGCGGCCGTACTGGGTGGCACCCGCGGTCGGACCCGCGCGCCTCGCGGTCACCCAGGTGTCGGTCAACGACAGGCCGCTGCCGCTGCGCGAGATTCCGCGCGACGGGGGCGAGATGGCGCTCTCCGAACATGGCCGCAACCTGCGGGTGGACTTCGCGCTGCTCGATTTCCGCGCGCCGATGGAAACCCATTACGCCTACCGCATGGACGGCACGGACACGGCCTGGAACGAGGTGCCGCGGGGCATTCCGCCGAGCGCGATCTACACCAACCTGCCCAGCGGAACGTACACGCTGCGCCTGCGCGCGACGATGCGCGGCCTGGACGGGCGTACGGTGGAAACCTCAGTACGCGTCGTGGTGACGCCGCGCTGGTACGAAAGCCCGTGGACGCTGCTGCTCGGCATCGCGCTGGGCGTGGCGGCGTTCTTCGGACTCGTCTACCTGCGCACGCTTTACCTGCGCCGCCGCGCCGAACTGCTGCAGGCCCAGGTCGACGCGCGCACGCGCGACCTCAAGGCGGCCAACGAGCGCCTCGACCACCTCGCCGGCACGGACGAGCTTACCGGTTCGCTCAACCGGCGCCGCTTCCTCGAACAGGCGGAGCGGGTGCGCCAGGGTGCCGCCGCCGACGGCATCCCCTTCAGCGTGGTGCTCATCGACATCGACGACTTCAAGTCGGTGAACGACACCTATGGCCACCTGGCGGGCGACACGGTGATTCGCGAGACGATGCGGGTGATCTCGTCGATGTGCCGGGCCGACGACCTCGCGGGCCGTTTCGGCGGCGAAGAATTCATCCTGTGCCTGCCCGGCGCGCTGGCCGAGCATGCCCTCGACATCACCGAGCGCGTGCGTCATGCCCTCGGCGCGATGGTGATGGTGCACGGCGATTACCGCATCCGCATCACCGTGAGCGCCGGCGTGGCCATGTGGCGTGCGCCGGAATCGCTCAACTCCCTGCTGGGCCGCGCGGACGACGCCCTCTACGAGGCAAAGAACGACGGGCGCAACCGCACCCGCATCGCGGGACTGTAA
- a CDS encoding YajQ family cyclic di-GMP-binding protein has translation MPSFDIVSEVDTHELTNAVDQANREVTTRFDLRGTSAKYELDENVITQKADNEFQLKQLLDILRGRLSARGIDVRAMDEGKVETNLAEARQKITIKQGIEQPVAKKIIAKIKEAKLKVEAQINGEKIRVTGKKRDDLQTAIAMLRKADVEVPLQFENFRD, from the coding sequence ATGCCCTCCTTCGACATCGTCTCGGAAGTCGACACGCACGAACTCACCAATGCCGTGGACCAGGCCAATCGCGAGGTCACCACCCGCTTCGACCTGCGCGGCACCTCGGCCAAGTACGAGCTCGACGAGAACGTCATCACCCAGAAGGCCGACAACGAATTCCAGCTGAAGCAGCTGCTCGACATCCTTCGCGGCCGCCTCTCCGCCCGCGGCATCGACGTGCGCGCCATGGACGAGGGCAAGGTGGAGACCAACCTTGCCGAGGCGCGGCAGAAGATCACCATCAAGCAGGGCATCGAGCAGCCCGTGGCGAAGAAGATCATCGCGAAGATCAAGGAGGCCAAGCTCAAGGTGGAGGCCCAGATCAACGGCGAGAAGATCCGCGTGACCGGGAAGAAACGCGACGACCTGCAGACGGCCATCGCGATGCTGCGCAAGGCGGACGTCGAGGTGCCGCTGCAGTTCGAGAACTTCCGCGACTGA
- a CDS encoding EAL domain-containing protein yields the protein MLTHRNVESGMHLAVSKCAHWSVFGPVDVSGCASFSTVGAGLGWMLALIVVCALAATVIAWLVGQRRHLHAKLEDPREQASRALAFHAYHDTLTGLPNRAYLMRELEKALAAPQVQLAVMFVDLDGFKSINDTLGHEAGDSFLRAVASSLRSSVRERDTVSRFGGDEFVVIVQAYGGMENLVRVCRKVLDLVSKPVNVAGQFVAVSPSIGVAVAPQDGLVAAALLRNADAAMYAVKETGKADFRFYEEGMLEQARERLALTVELREALQTGQLAVEYQPKRNLRDGTLAGVEALARWPHPVRGDVPPAIFVAIAERSGLIHALGEYVLREVLNQLQSWDAAGTVVDYVAINLSMHELSRPAFVDTLHRAVRSYGVDPTRIRFELTESTAMREPEETMRQLVKLRSHGFDLLIDDFGAGYWNLSHLRELPVGTIKIDQSFVRGSASNLADREITEAIVGLAKKLNMRTIAEGVETRAQAEWLRDLGCDIGQGYFFARPMSADAFTRYLAPTPAYAG from the coding sequence GTGCTGACACATCGTAACGTCGAGAGCGGCATGCACCTCGCCGTATCGAAGTGCGCGCACTGGTCCGTGTTCGGACCGGTCGACGTGTCCGGTTGCGCCAGCTTCAGCACCGTGGGGGCGGGACTCGGCTGGATGCTGGCGCTCATCGTGGTCTGCGCCCTGGCCGCCACGGTCATCGCATGGCTGGTGGGGCAGCGCCGCCACCTCCACGCGAAGCTCGAGGATCCGCGCGAGCAGGCCAGCCGTGCGCTGGCCTTCCACGCTTATCACGACACGCTCACCGGCCTGCCCAATCGCGCCTACCTGATGCGCGAGCTGGAAAAAGCCCTGGCCGCGCCGCAGGTGCAGCTGGCCGTGATGTTCGTCGACCTCGACGGCTTCAAGTCCATCAACGACACCCTCGGGCACGAGGCGGGCGACAGCTTCCTGCGCGCCGTGGCTTCGTCCCTGCGCAGCAGCGTCCGCGAGCGCGACACCGTCTCCCGCTTCGGCGGCGACGAGTTCGTGGTGATCGTGCAGGCCTATGGCGGCATGGAGAACCTCGTCCGCGTCTGCCGCAAGGTGCTCGACCTCGTCTCCAAGCCGGTGAACGTCGCCGGCCAGTTCGTCGCGGTGAGCCCGAGCATCGGCGTCGCCGTGGCGCCGCAGGACGGCCTGGTGGCCGCCGCGCTCCTGCGCAACGCCGACGCCGCGATGTATGCGGTGAAGGAAACCGGCAAGGCGGATTTCCGTTTCTACGAGGAAGGCATGCTGGAACAGGCGCGAGAGCGCCTGGCCCTCACCGTCGAATTGCGCGAAGCGCTGCAGACGGGGCAGCTCGCCGTGGAATACCAGCCGAAGCGCAATCTGCGCGATGGCACCCTCGCCGGCGTGGAGGCGCTGGCGCGCTGGCCGCATCCCGTCCGCGGCGATGTGCCGCCGGCCATCTTCGTGGCGATCGCGGAGCGTTCCGGCCTCATCCACGCGCTGGGCGAATACGTGCTGCGCGAAGTGCTCAACCAGTTGCAGAGCTGGGACGCCGCAGGCACCGTAGTGGATTACGTCGCCATCAACCTGTCCATGCACGAACTCAGTCGCCCCGCCTTCGTCGACACGCTGCACCGTGCCGTGCGCTCGTACGGCGTGGACCCCACCCGCATCCGTTTCGAGCTCACCGAATCCACCGCGATGCGCGAACCGGAGGAAACCATGCGTCAGCTGGTGAAGCTGCGCTCGCACGGGTTCGACCTGCTGATCGACGATTTCGGCGCCGGCTACTGGAACCTCAGCCACCTGCGCGAACTGCCGGTGGGCACGATCAAGATCGACCAGTCCTTCGTGCGCGGCAGCGCGTCGAACCTCGCCGACCGCGAGATCACCGAAGCCATCGTCGGTCTTGCGAAGAAGCTCAACATGCGCACGATCGCCGAAGGCGTGGAAACGAGGGCGCAGGCGGAATGGTTGCGCGACCTGGGTTGCGACATCGGCCAGGGGTATTTCTTCGCGCGCCCGATGAGCGCCGACGCGTTCACCCGGTACCTCGCTCCGACACCGGCCTATGCAGGCTGA